Within Vicia villosa cultivar HV-30 ecotype Madison, WI linkage group LG1, Vvil1.0, whole genome shotgun sequence, the genomic segment aacttttcaaaaaaattacaaaaatggcAATTTTTTGCTATTTACagcacgttgtcgccaggggggtggcgacaacaatcAGCCCAAAGAGTAGTCGCCAGTGGGCCTGACGAATTCCTTCTAAAGTCAGGTGTTGTCGTCACCccccggcgacaacacccccctttatttttctttttcatttttttcaattattttttttattaactatcttttctcatttatttttttaactataatttttccattattttttttatattgtttttttatctttttttttaattattttttaaatttgttatttttgaaaaaataactgAACATCAAatcaattttagttttttataatTACTTTTAcctctttcaaaataaaaactgAACATACTTAATTTAATACTCATATAGTTTAATACTATTTCTCTACTAAAAAGCCCTTGAAGTATGTGAGTacctttttttcttcctttttttaatataagttAAAGTCTACTACGTTGAACTTTTGAAAAAATTtcgtaacaaattaaaattatttatttaaaatatttgaccattataaatttataatatgtgCTTAAATGGCTAAAAAAGGGTGATGGAAAAAGTAAAAATTGGTGATAAATTTAAAGTAAAGtttcaataaatttattttttttaaaagtatttaaattatgtttttttttttgcaccaaaagaaaatatttaaaaattatattcatCCTCCTAATGATGCTGTCCCTAAATGTTcagtttttattttgaaagaggtaaaagtaattataaaaatatttcaaaaataacaaatttaaaaaataattaaaaaaaaaagataaaaaaaacaatataaaaaaataatagaaaagttgtagttaaaaaaaataaatgagaaaagatagttaataaaaaaaataattgaaaaaaatgaaggaaaaaaaaagaaggggggtgttgtcgccagggggtcgCGACAACACCTGATTTTAGAAGGAAttcgccaggcccactggcgactaCTCTTTGGGCTgattgttgtcgccacccccttgGCGACAACGTGGTGTAAATAGCAAAAAATTgccatttttgtaatttttttgaaaagtttgttatttttgaattttttttttaaaaaacttgttattaaaaaaaaaattcgatATTTGATATATCTCTATAATATAATCATCTTGTTTTATTGGATTATTTTGTAtcttcaattaaatttttatattagaGTTGGTATGGGATGGAAAATAACTTAATAagataagaaaataattttttattatataacataaaaaataaatagaattttttaaaacataacatttaaaaaagtattaccttaaaataatataattacaattATTAATAGTTGAGTTTAAAAGTTGTGTGCAAtttaaccaataataatttaagaaaatatattgaattaaaatatttaaaattataatttcttttaCATAAAGAAGTTGATTCCAATAATGattctattatttaaatataatatattttaaaaaatattctttcaattgctttatttatttatattattataaatatttatttttaataaagctCTAGGTTGGTGCTATTGTTGGCATAGATATTGATTCTCTTCCTCCCCTATTCTTCTCCTATCTCTCTCTTTCTGCGTCGCACAAATCGTATCAGCAGCAATGTCTGGAGAATCCGCCACCGCTATTCACAAGGGTCAAGTAAGATTCAAACCCTATTATCATAACCATCGTGTTTATCTTGTTCAATTTAGGGTAGAAAATTTCTGACCTAGTTGTTCCTATTCTCTTTCTCTTGATTAGGTTGATCTCTTAGACTTCATAGATTGGACTGGTGTTGAATGCCTCAATCAAAGCACCACTCACTCTCTTCCCAATGCTATCAAACAGGTTCtgttttgttttttctttgaTTGAGTTTAGAAGCAAAAACCCTTAATTTGTTTGCTATGATTTTATCTTGCTTACTGTGATTTTGGTTTGTGAAAATTAGGGTTATAGAGAAGATGAAGGTTTGCATCTAGAAAGTGATGCAGATGAGCAGCTTTTGCTTTATATTCCTTTTACTCAAGTTATTAAACTTTATTCCATTGTTATCAAAGGTCCTGAAGATGAAGGTAACCACTTCCTCATTCACATTATTGAACTAAACTATATTATTAATGGTGAAATCTTAAATATTCTCGAATTGGTGTCATCGGAGTTGTCCCTTGAACCCTTGAAATGTAAAAGATTGCACAAATTAGATCGCCATGTGCATCTCGAGCTAACCCCCATACTCATGTCTAATAGTAATACGAGATTCGCCAGAAATTAAGAAATTGACAAAACATTTGTGGAGATGCAACTTGATTATTCTATTTTACTCCAGTTTTAAAGTTAGTTCTTAAAGTTGAGTACttaaatcaaatctatctttGAAAAGTTGCTTGTGAACCGTTTTTTAATAGCGGATTGTGGAAAATAGCAGATTTCCAAAAAACGATATATGAAATATCGGATAGCGTAGCGGGCAAATAGCGGAAGCTGCAAAgcagttaaaataaataatatataacatgCTACCCACAAATAGAAGCTACATAAGCAGATATTAAAAACATTGACTGATATTAAACTGAAAATCTCAAGTTCAAACTACCAAACATTGTTGCAGAAAGCTAAAAACACATAAATTAAGAATGACTTAAAACTCAATAGTTAAGTAACtccaaaacaacaaataattGGTAGTTCTAAGTCTAACTAGTGATAAAAGATCTAATTATTCTCCTTTTCCACcacttaatataaataaataataataacaatactaTTGGTCCACCGCTGAAAAAGCCCACAACATTAACCAATTCCGATATCAATACATAGTCGCTATACCGATTTATAAGAAAAGTGCCGCTATTTTGAGCGTAACAGAGTCAAATGCAGTACTAGATTTCGTATCGGATAGCCAAAATTAAGGTTTTCTTTCCTTTTGTTCCTCAATTGCAGTCCATTTTAGAATCCAGATATGCTTAATATTATTTCaatttgcatatagtatcttcaCCAATTTGCTAATGCACTCTATTTTCCTTcagttttttgttttatttctgtTGACATAATTGTAATTGGAATATAATATTGTTCTTTAGGTCCCAAGACAGTAAAGCTCTTTACCAACAAGGAGCACATGGGGTTCAGGTACAGCTTTGTTTGTTTTCATAGCATTTGTGTCCTGTGATTCAATTGGTTTCTGATTATTTGTTAATGACCTGATAAAATGACAGTAATGTCAACGACTATCCACCAAGCGACACAGCTGTTTTGTCTCCAGAACACCTCAAGGTTGTTGCTCCATAAGTTTTCTCCCAAGTCCATTAACTATGCCTAGAGTAACTTGTTGATTTTTTTTCCTATCATATTTGGAATATCTAACATCACAATTTTCTAATTCATTTTCTTACAGGGGAAACCGGTACTTTTAAAGTATGTCAAATTTCAAAATGTTCGCAGGTAtgttattttccttattttactACATTCATAGCGCCTTCCATTTTTGTTATTCAATTTGTGGGAGTAGATGCTAATTCATGTTAATTACTCGACCAGCTTGACAATATTTATTGAGGACAACCAGACTGAATCTGAGATCACGAAAGTTCAGAAGATTCTGCTGATCGGGTCAACGTAAGTTTTAAACTATCTTCAGTTCTGTTACGTCTCCTTTCTCAACTACAAATTTGCGTTTCCTTTGCTATGAAGAAAAAACTATTAAACCATTTAACACTTGCATTTTACTGTTCTTTCCCCTTATTTGGGGTTTCATTTCTCTGTATCCGGGGTTTCATTTCTCTGCGTTTCCTTCGCTGtgaaggaaaaactattaaaccatTAAACACTTGCATTTTACTGTTTGTTCCCCCTTATTTGGGGTTTCGTTAGAAGGAATTGCCCTCAACGTCAATAATTAATTTTCATTCTCTTCTCCGGGTCCCATTTTCTGCCTTCTAGAATATACATGCCATATTGTATTCTTTAGAGAGCCAATTTTGCTACTGGACTCAGCACAGGTGTTCTATGACTTTTATGTTTTATCCTATAAGTAGCTTAATAATTAAAAGTGAAAGGAGATTATTAAAAATTACAAGTCAAATCATTAAGAAGGGTTGAGATTTGAATGGTTTATCGTTGGACATGATTTACTAGATTATGATGTTGAATAATCCGTGGAGCTGACTTTACCTAGTAAGGGAAGCCTTAATTTTTCTGGCTTACCACTTCATTGATAGTTGCCTCTAGTAGAAGAAACAGTTAGAAGGCTTTAGTACcagatattatttttgtttttctagCTGCAATGTGATCTACAAATCGGCTAAACTTAACTGTTTTTCATGCCATTCCTATTTTGGTCAATTTcttaaaaattttgattttggccaaccttttaaattttttgattttGGTCTTGGCATTTTTAAATTTGTTGACATTTTGGTCTTATGCATTTGGAGCTCAGTTTTGATGATGTCCCAATTGAAATGCATGTTAAGCAAAAATCCATCTACAAAGTTCCTTGCAACAAATTTGGTTGTTTGTGATATAGATTAACACATACTTTGGTGACATGGAAAGAAGTTAACTGAAAATTATCTAAACAATGTCACATCATCAAAATGAAGCTCCAAATGTATAAAATGACACCTTATGAAAATTGTGGATTTTGAAATGGGGGACCATAATCCTGGATTAGATTAAACAGTGattaaaaattgtatttaaaccaAAGTATTAACATTAGATTCTGATATTTTGATGCAGAGTTGAAACAACTGACATGAAGGGTTTGAAGAAGATTGAGGATCATTGACCTCGCTAAAGTATTGAGTCTAGTTTCCTCTACATCCACCCTTATAAATTTTGATTGGAAATGTTTTATTCAGCTTCATGAATAATGGTTTGAGTTCTAACATCTATATTTTTAGTTAAGAGATTGAAGCTCAGCATATCTGCATGGTTGTGACATTTATGTGAGAAGTAATGTTCATGCTGCATggctatttattttctttttcaaagtttGGGAAATATGTAAAAAATTGCTATTAGAATTACCTTCAATGACTGAATATGAAAAAATCTGGACTACATTGACTGCGAAAAATAATTTGGTTACACCATTAGGGTTTTACAAAATATTAGGAGTAGTGCTACATTCACCCTCTTGTTGGGTCAAATTCTTTACAAATTTGACACTGTAAGAAAGTGAATATTGAAAATAGTAAGTGTTTTGTCAGCACTAATGAAGATCACCTGTACTAGCATTAGAAGTGTGTGATGCATGAGACACGCCCCAAATGCATAAGAAACTAATTGGAAACCCTAAACCACCCTGAATATTGAAAACAAAAACAGGGGAAGTATCCTCCAAAAGGTAgagttttttgtttttatttttcataaaagcaTCATCTGCTTACTTTGCTTTGAAAATATGAATCCAAGATAGAACGATGTTACTGCCAAACATTTTCTTCCACCAATCTGGCTCTTGGTTCAGTCACAACCTTGGTTCTTGTAAAAGTGAGTATTGCACTTGGAGTTTCTTTGTAATTGCTATATTTGCCAAATTTGTGATATGATTTTGTTATATGCCTATAAAACaaataggggtgttcaaaaccaaactggCCCAATAGAAAACTGCAAAACCGAACCAAATTAAATCGACATTTGGTTTGAATGTGTTTGGGCTATTTTTTAACAAACCGCGCGGTTCGGTTTGCAGTTTATATTTTACAAATCAAACtcaatcaaaccgcattatgttacaaccccctaaacttcaattaacttatattcAACCCAAAttcaaacctattatgccttagctttacgattacgaatgattttctcttcctcacacttaaggtttcagtttaagtcttctcaaatctctcctagcGGTATTGCACTTTCTTCTAATCTTCTTTttcaaatacatatcacatatttttttctagtctttcatctctgttctttctttttcatcttattatttttattccacTGTTCTCTCTTCCATTTAAGTTTTTATTGTTCCTTTTATTATCTAACCGCATCTCTTCtgtttttttttatcttctctaatattttatcttttttttttctattttattattatgtttttgatattattttatgctactattttatgctttttatttcactttatcaaatattatttttgtatattaaatagaaagttgttatccaaatataatgaattttgatgttatttgataacgtataaatgactaaatataaagttatgttgtcatcaatatgtgtatgtattactcaataaatttttgtaaaaaaaaaaatgaaccaACCTAATCAATTCAAACtgtattggtttggttcggttttatttctaaaagtcaaccgaaccaaattgAACCGCACACTTTTCtgttgcggttcggatgattttttacgtCAAAATCGCTCAAACTGCACCGCGAACATCCCTACCTACAAacaggggcggagccaaggcccagctagcccgggcagacgcccgggctcaacccctattttctttgtactccttccattttaatagtcaatttttagacaaaattagggacaaaattaagggcaaaattagtaaaaatagggtgtgaaaattaaaacagatgaataatcaatggtgtaaagtttttgcccaggctgcataaaattcctggctccgccactgcctaCAAACATGCTGAAGCAGTTATCATGTATGTAACATAGGGTGTAGGTTTGAATCTCAATTTTCCACGTTCGCGACAGTTTTGCCATGAATCTGGCATGAGGGATCCATAAATAGGAGTAGAAATAGGCTGGATAGAATAAGGCTTTGTCAAACTTAAGTCTGATCTGATCTGTTAAAAATTTTAAAGTATAAGTCTGGAGGATTTAAGATGCTACTCCTAAAATTATATTTGACACCCTCCAAATTTTTTTAATACCAAAAATATCCTTTCtgaaaaacaacaacattttCGAACAAAATATTCAGTATTATGAGGAAAATTTATGGTATCAACAAAATTTCTGATAGattatttgaaatttccggtacattcatttttttggaaatatttaaatttatcatTATGTACTGCAAATTTAGttcatttgaaaattttgaaatttttttaaaaaatttgaactaCCAGAAATTTTAGAATTTCTAGTAAAATTTACCGAAAATTATGGAATTTGTGGGAAATTCTAcaggaaattttaaaattttcggtaTTCCACtaaattttttcaaacaaatttcgGTATGAACGTGAAACTTTCGGTATTCTACTTACTATTTTAAAGGAATTTTTCGGTATGCTATACAAATTTTCGATATCGCCCAAATTTTTTGAACTTCTCATTGAAAATGTGAATTTGTGAAAAATATAACTTGGAGGGCGGTGGTATGTAGAATCCTCTTAAGTTTGGCATGTTGCCTATCAAGATTTATTTTTAGGCTTCCGTTTAGTCTTTTTGAAGGCCTCGTCAGTCTATTTAAAatcctatttcatttgaacatttgtaaataaacAATTCATATCTAATGTTAAATAACAACTTATGACAATaatttatgacattgttcatttagtattttcaatttatttttataagttctCTGAGATAATTAAGCTTTATTTTCGTATTTTAATacaaaattcaatatcaaaataacaaacatattcaaatttatttaaataggttggtCTAATAGGCCTCAAAGACTTTTTATATGACATGTGACCTAACCTTTTTTTTTAGATAAGTAGACTTATAAAAAATCTAAatcttttttatttaagaaaagtcTGGTCCGAGTCTGTGTAGGCTAACTCGTAGGTTCCCGTCAGTTAATCTGGTCGATTTCCACTGGTATCCATAAATATGaaaagtatatatttttaatcgaattaatagtaaggttttttaaaaacaaatcacAAGAAACTGAAAAACTAATTATCTACAATAAATCGATAGTTTTGACGATATTTAATTTTTGCTAATTATTTAAGTATattggaaataaataaataacaaatataaaaggAGATAAGGGATAAGAGGAATACACTGGAGATTTATAGGGATTCGACCTAATCACCTGATTTATTTCTCCTTAAGAATTTCTTTTTGAAAGTTTCTAATATAGATGTGAGTTTTTCACAGGTTGTGGAATTTCTTACAAAAACGACTAGAGTTTTATATTGGCTATCCTCCAAATTAAATACGAGATTTTACACCAATCTAATCTCAGAACTACGATAGTTTTTACACCAAGTTTAACTCACGAACCAAGCAGAGATTTTCATAGACAATCTCACGAATCAAATGAGAGCTTTTACACTAGAGAAAACTCACGAATCAAACAGAGGTTTTACGGACAAACTAATGAACCAAACAAGAGGTTTTTACTACTTAAGCTCACAAATCAAACAACAACTTCTTACAAGAAATATTACACAAGATAAATTTCTCTTGCACAAATTACAATAATACCCCAGAACCATAATGCACAAGAAATGTCTCAATGATATTTTTCACTCTTAGAGCACTAAGGCAATtcagtgaaaaagaaagaaatgaaaaagaaaggaATAGAAAGTGAGAAAGTATGTGAAAATATGTTTTAGGTGAATTttgaaaataaggaaaattgctCTATTTATTTGTGCAAATCTGgataaaaaaaaatgatcaatGAGCTTTTTAATACTCATAATTGATTATGAGTTAGGTCTAATCGATTACGTGCTTCATAAAAATGATAAACCTAATTTCCAAGAAGAAAAACCTACAAAGATAGTGTCTTAATCGATTATGAGTATTTTTAAAAGATTAAGAAGCTTTATGTCTTGCTCTAATCGATTGACTAAATGACTTAATTGATTATGTAGTGTATATAAGCTTCCTAAATGCTTAAGAATACCTTGATCGATCCTATAAGCCCTTTGATGGTTCCTTAAAGgattttaagttatttttatcaaatagaaAGGTTGAAAATGCTTTTATGCGCATGTGTGCATTGCCTTAGTAATTTAAGAATTACTAATATCTTTTACAAATCTCTTGTCACTCAGACACAAAGCAGACGAACTTTCTCACTTCATCTCTTTCACAATCTTTAAAGTTTTAAGATCCATTGCTAGATTCACCGTGATTCAACACTTCATCTGAGATTTGCCTTCTTCATACAAATTAGGCTTAATAAGGCATCTTGATAGACACCATCATTAGAGAGATTACTTAACTTAGAGACCATTTGATCTCGCTAGCATCACAACATGAACATAACTTCAGATAAATACTTCATCTCATTGCCATAGCCTTCAGTATGTTCAATGCAATTTTGCTCGATTAGCGAATTGAGCGCATGCTTGTGTTTTATTATACTCAATTCAACTCATTTCTCATACAAAACAATTGGCAAACTTTCTCGTCCCTTACCGAAAGCAAAAATTTGAAGCAAAATCTCCAaatctaaaaaaatttcaaaatcaacggTACACACAAGATAAACTTCATCTTTGATTCATTGTGTATTGGGTTAAGCTCATTTCATCTCACTTCATATCAAAGGTGCATTAACTTCATCTTTCTATCTTTTCAAAATTTGAGATGATACATGTTGAGGCTGAAAGAAGCACAATTTAGTGTATACATGAACATTTATTGATCAGTAGTAGAAGACCTGTACGTACGCACGGGTCCGTTAGTTTTAATTGGTATATCCTTTGGTCActaacaacaaaacaaaagaaaaatgtaatatgcaaaataaaaaatgaaaaaatgttaaaaacttGAAAAAATTGGCAAGTTTTGGACATTTGATAAATTTAGAGTACTTGTTTTTGTTGAAATGTCTGAACcatgtaaaatttgaaaatagGCAATTTATTGATTGAGTTTGATAAAGTTAAGTGGATGATAAGCGTCACatgttttgaaatattaaatagttaCTTGAAATTATTTGTTATAGGATAGAGGAATAATTTTGGTAAAATGTTGAAACTATTCACTTTGAAACTTTAAATAATGAGATAGTGTTGTCAAATTAATGTTAAATTGTTGTACACTTGGTTTTCAAATATGAATGTCAACGGTTGATaactctgttagaacaagatttgttctgatcaatatttttgttttgatgataacaatgtatatgaattttgtataagacaatgtggtactctaatcctttgcattttccattttagaaaatatataaagagtatgcacaattcagcgttaagaagcactgactcagaaggttcaggattgcaacatcagaacatgctctcgcagtatatcagaagatggtcaagcagaatcagaacatggtctatgaagcatcagaagaacatgagatcagaagcagaagcattgaagttcttatggtatcacgctcaagcacttcaaag encodes:
- the LOC131644142 gene encoding PITH domain-containing protein At3g04780 → MSGESATAIHKGQVDLLDFIDWTGVECLNQSTTHSLPNAIKQGYREDEGLHLESDADEQLLLYIPFTQVIKLYSIVIKGPEDEGPKTVKLFTNKEHMGFSNVNDYPPSDTAVLSPEHLKGKPVLLKYVKFQNVRSLTIFIEDNQTESEITKVQKILLIGSTVETTDMKGLKKIEDH